A region of Paraburkholderia sp. BL23I1N1 DNA encodes the following proteins:
- a CDS encoding potassium transporter Kup encodes MTDNNHVHKQPLPSLAIAAIGVVFGDIGTSPLYSLKEAFSPSHGIPLTDQSILGVISLLFWAIVIVVGIKYVLFVMRADNNGEGGVLALMALAMRSLDQKSKAAGLLMMLGIFGACMFYGDAVITPAISVISAVEGLEIAAPNMSHLVLPLTMVILVLLFWIQRHGTATVGRLFGPIMVLWFLVLAALGLWHILQSPNVIRALNPYYAYTFMAAHVLQAYVVLGSVVLVLTGAEALYADMGHFGAKPIRMAWYFLVMPSLVLNYFGQGALLMHDPKAIENPFFLLAPDWALLPLVVLSTVATVIASQAVISGAYSLTSQAIQLGYVPRMKILHTSELAIGQIYVPVVNWMLLFIILCIVLAFKSSDNLAAAYGIAVTATMVITTILACVVMVKVWNWNKFLVAMIIGVFMLVDLGFFGANLLKVAEGGWLPLCIGALLFFLLMTWFKGRMIVKERTAADGIPLMPFLQGLLAHPPHRVSGTAIYLTGSDSLVPVSLLHNLKHNKVLHERTIFLTFVTLDIPYVKDEERVTVRDLNGGLYLVKAAYGFNETPDVKAVLLEVGRTHDMTFELMDTSFFLARETVVPTQLPGMSVWRERVFAWMHQNAAKPTDFFSIPANRVVELGTKIEI; translated from the coding sequence ATGACAGATAACAATCACGTGCACAAACAGCCTCTGCCTTCCCTTGCGATTGCCGCGATCGGAGTGGTGTTCGGTGATATCGGCACGAGCCCGTTGTACTCGCTGAAAGAAGCCTTCAGCCCGTCACATGGCATTCCGCTGACCGATCAATCGATTCTCGGCGTGATCTCGCTGCTGTTCTGGGCGATCGTGATCGTGGTCGGCATCAAGTACGTGTTGTTCGTGATGCGTGCCGACAACAACGGCGAAGGCGGCGTCCTCGCGCTGATGGCGCTGGCAATGCGCTCTCTCGACCAGAAGTCGAAAGCGGCAGGCTTGCTGATGATGCTCGGCATTTTCGGCGCGTGCATGTTCTACGGCGACGCGGTGATTACGCCCGCCATTTCGGTGATCTCGGCCGTCGAGGGGCTGGAGATTGCCGCGCCGAATATGTCCCATCTGGTGTTGCCGCTCACGATGGTCATCCTCGTGCTGCTGTTCTGGATTCAGCGGCACGGCACGGCCACTGTCGGCCGCCTGTTTGGTCCGATCATGGTGCTGTGGTTCCTCGTGCTCGCCGCGTTGGGCCTGTGGCATATCCTGCAGTCGCCGAACGTGATCCGCGCGCTGAACCCGTATTACGCCTACACCTTTATGGCGGCGCACGTATTGCAGGCTTACGTGGTGCTCGGCTCGGTCGTGCTGGTGCTGACCGGCGCCGAGGCGCTGTACGCCGACATGGGCCACTTCGGCGCCAAGCCGATTCGGATGGCCTGGTACTTCCTCGTGATGCCTTCGCTGGTGCTCAACTATTTCGGGCAGGGCGCGTTGCTGATGCACGACCCGAAGGCGATTGAAAACCCGTTCTTCCTGCTCGCACCGGATTGGGCGCTGCTGCCGCTCGTGGTGCTGTCGACGGTGGCGACCGTGATCGCCTCGCAAGCGGTGATTTCCGGCGCCTATTCGCTGACGAGCCAGGCGATCCAGCTCGGCTACGTGCCGCGCATGAAGATCCTGCATACGTCGGAACTGGCGATCGGCCAGATCTATGTTCCGGTGGTGAACTGGATGCTGCTGTTCATCATTCTGTGCATCGTGCTCGCGTTCAAGAGCTCGGATAACCTCGCCGCCGCGTACGGTATCGCGGTGACGGCCACGATGGTGATCACCACGATCCTCGCCTGCGTCGTCATGGTGAAGGTATGGAACTGGAACAAGTTCCTCGTGGCAATGATCATCGGCGTGTTCATGTTGGTCGACTTAGGCTTTTTCGGCGCCAATCTGCTCAAGGTTGCGGAAGGCGGCTGGCTGCCGCTTTGCATCGGCGCGCTCCTGTTCTTCCTGCTGATGACCTGGTTCAAGGGCAGGATGATCGTCAAGGAGCGTACGGCGGCTGACGGCATCCCGCTGATGCCGTTCCTGCAGGGCCTGCTCGCGCATCCGCCGCATCGCGTGTCGGGTACCGCGATCTATCTGACAGGCAGCGATTCGCTCGTGCCGGTGAGCTTGCTGCACAACCTGAAGCACAACAAGGTATTGCACGAGCGCACCATTTTCCTGACCTTCGTGACGCTCGACATTCCGTATGTGAAAGACGAGGAACGCGTAACGGTAAGGGATCTCAACGGCGGTTTGTACCTCGTCAAGGCGGCGTACGGTTTCAACGAAACCCCTGACGTGAAGGCCGTGTTGCTCGAGGTGGGCCGCACGCACGACATGACGTTCGAGTTGATGGACACGTCGTTCTTCCTCGCCCGCGAGACGGTGGTGCCGACCCAGTTGCCGGGCATGTCGGTGTGGCGCGAACGTGTGTTCGCGTGGATGCATCAGAACGCCGCCAAGCCGACCGATTTCTTCAGCATTCCCGCCAATCGGGTGGTGGAATTGGGCACGAAGATCGAGATCTGA
- a CDS encoding Tex family protein translates to MTETVALKIVQRIAAELSVQPRQVAAAVQLLDEGATVPFIARYRKEVTDNLDDTQLRNLEERLLYLRELEDRRATIIASIDEQGKLTDELRAAIEGADSKQVLEDLYLPYKPKRRTRAQIAREAGLQPLADALLANPLLDPQTEAAAYVDAEKGVADVKAALDGARDILSEQFGETAELLGKQRDYLFNQGVVSSKVVEGKENAEEEKFRDYYDYAETIKTVPSHRALALFRGRNAGVLMVKLGLGEELDAQVPHPGEALIARHFGITNQNRPADKWLSDVCRWCWRVKVQPHIENELLTNLRDEAEHEAIRVFARNLKDLLLAAPAGPKAVIGLDPGMRTGVKVAVVDRTGKVLATDVIYPHEPRRDWDGSIAKLARICAQTQAELISIGNGTASRETDKLASELIARHPEFKLQKIVVSEAGASVYSASELAAKEFPDMDVSLRGAVSIARRLQDPLAELVKIEPKAIGVGQYQHDVNQRELARSLDAVVEDCVNAVGVDANTASVALLARVSGLNATLARNIVDYRDANGPFASREHLRKVPRLGDKTFEQAAGFLRINNGENPLDRSSVHPEAYPVVERMLAKISKHVGEVLGNRDALRGLSPAEFVDERFGLPTVRDILLELEKPGRDPRPEFKTATFREGVEKVSDLTPGMVLEGVVTNVAAFGAFIDIGVHQDGLVHVSAMSTKFIKDPHEVVKAGQIVKVKVLEVDVKRQRIALTMRLDDEFGAAAAPRSGGGAQQDRGRSGGGGRGAQQQRSREPEAGGAMAAAFAKLKQK, encoded by the coding sequence ATGACGGAAACCGTAGCACTCAAGATCGTACAGCGCATCGCCGCCGAACTGTCCGTCCAGCCGCGCCAGGTCGCGGCCGCGGTGCAACTTCTCGACGAAGGAGCGACTGTTCCGTTCATCGCCCGCTACCGGAAGGAAGTGACCGACAATCTCGACGACACGCAACTGCGTAATCTCGAGGAACGCCTGCTGTATCTGCGCGAGCTGGAAGACCGGCGCGCCACGATCATCGCCAGCATCGACGAACAGGGCAAGCTCACCGACGAGCTGCGCGCCGCGATCGAAGGCGCCGACAGCAAGCAGGTGCTGGAAGACCTGTATCTCCCGTATAAGCCCAAGCGCCGCACGCGCGCGCAGATCGCCCGCGAAGCCGGTCTGCAGCCGCTCGCCGACGCGCTGCTGGCCAATCCCCTGCTCGACCCGCAAACCGAAGCCGCCGCCTACGTGGACGCCGAGAAAGGCGTCGCCGACGTCAAGGCCGCGCTCGACGGCGCGCGCGACATCCTCTCCGAGCAGTTCGGCGAAACCGCCGAACTGCTCGGCAAGCAGCGCGATTACCTGTTCAACCAGGGCGTGGTGTCGTCGAAAGTGGTCGAAGGCAAGGAAAACGCGGAAGAAGAAAAATTCCGCGACTACTACGACTACGCGGAAACCATCAAGACCGTGCCGTCGCATCGCGCGCTGGCCCTGTTCCGCGGCCGCAATGCGGGCGTGCTCATGGTCAAGCTGGGGCTTGGCGAGGAGCTCGACGCGCAGGTGCCGCATCCGGGCGAAGCGTTGATCGCTCGCCACTTCGGCATCACCAATCAGAACCGCCCGGCCGATAAGTGGCTCTCCGATGTGTGCCGCTGGTGCTGGCGCGTGAAGGTGCAGCCGCACATCGAAAACGAACTGCTGACCAATCTGCGCGACGAAGCCGAACACGAAGCGATTCGCGTGTTCGCGCGCAACCTGAAGGACCTGTTGCTGGCGGCGCCGGCAGGCCCCAAGGCCGTGATCGGCCTCGATCCAGGTATGCGCACCGGCGTAAAAGTCGCGGTGGTCGATCGGACCGGCAAGGTGCTCGCCACCGACGTGATCTATCCGCACGAACCGCGCCGCGACTGGGACGGTTCGATCGCGAAACTGGCGCGCATCTGCGCGCAAACGCAGGCTGAACTGATCAGCATCGGCAACGGCACGGCGTCGCGCGAAACGGATAAGCTCGCGAGCGAACTGATCGCGCGCCATCCGGAGTTCAAGTTGCAGAAGATCGTCGTGTCGGAAGCCGGCGCGTCGGTGTACTCGGCATCCGAACTCGCGGCAAAGGAATTCCCGGACATGGACGTGTCGCTGCGCGGCGCGGTGTCGATTGCCCGCCGCCTGCAGGATCCGCTTGCGGAACTGGTGAAGATCGAACCCAAGGCGATCGGCGTCGGCCAATACCAGCACGACGTGAACCAGCGCGAACTGGCCCGCTCGCTCGACGCGGTGGTCGAGGATTGCGTGAACGCGGTCGGCGTGGATGCCAATACGGCGTCGGTCGCGCTGCTCGCGCGCGTGTCGGGCCTGAATGCAACGCTGGCTCGCAACATCGTCGACTATCGCGATGCAAACGGCCCGTTCGCGTCGCGCGAACATCTGCGCAAGGTGCCGCGACTCGGCGACAAGACCTTCGAACAGGCCGCCGGTTTCCTGCGCATCAACAACGGTGAGAACCCGCTCGACCGCTCGTCGGTTCACCCGGAAGCCTATCCGGTCGTGGAACGCATGCTCGCGAAGATCAGCAAGCATGTCGGCGAAGTGCTCGGCAATCGCGACGCGCTGCGCGGCCTGTCGCCGGCGGAATTCGTCGACGAACGTTTCGGCCTGCCGACCGTGCGCGACATTCTGCTGGAACTCGAAAAACCGGGCCGCGACCCTCGCCCCGAGTTCAAGACCGCGACCTTCCGCGAAGGCGTCGAGAAGGTCAGCGACCTGACGCCGGGCATGGTGCTCGAAGGTGTCGTGACGAACGTGGCGGCCTTCGGCGCGTTTATCGACATCGGCGTGCATCAGGACGGCCTGGTGCACGTGTCGGCCATGTCGACGAAGTTCATCAAGGACCCGCATGAAGTGGTCAAAGCCGGCCAGATCGTCAAGGTGAAGGTGCTGGAAGTCGACGTGAAGCGCCAGCGTATCGCCCTGACCATGCGTCTGGACGACGAGTTCGGCGCGGCGGCTGCGCCGCGCAGCGGTGGCGGCGCCCAGCAGGATCGCGGCCGCTCCGGCGGCGGTGGACGCGGCGCGCAGCAACAGCGCTCGCGTGAACCGGAAGCAGGCGGCGCAATGGCTGCTGCATTCGCCAAGCTCAAGCAGAAGTAA
- a CDS encoding DUF465 domain-containing protein → MRDQHHVITADTLRDRIVQLESEHSGLDRLIDRMSDEPGIDDFELQRLKKRKLKVKDTIILLQLQLEPDARA, encoded by the coding sequence ATGCGCGATCAACATCACGTCATCACCGCAGACACACTTCGCGACCGTATTGTGCAACTGGAATCGGAGCACAGTGGGCTCGATCGTTTGATCGACCGAATGTCGGACGAGCCCGGCATCGACGACTTCGAGTTGCAGCGCCTGAAAAAGCGCAAACTCAAAGTCAAGGACACCATCATCTTGCTGCAATTGCAGCTCGAACCGGACGCACGCGCCTGA
- a CDS encoding ATP-dependent DNA helicase, with the protein MNSPLETSPSAMAAADDAPAAGAPAPRAPASALSASLNPRRVAELDEIFAADGLLARQIDGYRSRASQIEMSRAVAAAMEASGRAMPEPAMFEAQKRPARRLQSPGGDPAAQGPENDESNGLDGSENTLIVEAGTGTGKTYAYLVPAMLWGGKVIVSTGTKHLQDQLFQRDIPTVRDALAVPVSVAMLKGRANYLCRYYLKRTADNGRLPSRQETSYLQDIIRFAKITRTGDKAELASVPETAAVWSMVTSTRENCLGQECPHYKECFVMQARREAQQADIVVVNHHLFFADIMLRDTGMAELLPTANTVIFDEAHQLPETATLFFGETLSTTQFLELARDSVAEGLGHARESVDWVKLGSTLERAARDVRLAFKEDSVRLSIGQLPDDHPLFPALETLEAELDALTSALAGQAERAESIGACLRRARELQGVLAGWTTPPTETERAAADAASADVKAERGDANEKVRWIEVFAHTVQLHETPLSVAPIFAKQRAGVPRAWIFTSATLSVRGDFTHYAAQMGLNAKRSMTLPSPFDYSTQGLLYVPRNLPQPSSPTFTDAVFDAALPAIEASGGGVFMLCTTLRAVDRISTKLRDTIEARGWDYPLLVQGDASRTELLERFRAYGNAILVGSQSFWEGVDVRGDALSLVVIDKLPFAPPDDPVLSARLDALTKKGLSPFAVHQLPQAVITLKQGAGRLIRAETDRGVLMICDTRLVDKPYGRRIWQSLPPFKRTREIEVVREFFEENATPSE; encoded by the coding sequence TTGAATTCACCGCTTGAAACTTCACCCAGCGCCATGGCGGCCGCCGACGACGCTCCCGCGGCCGGCGCCCCAGCGCCGCGTGCTCCCGCGTCTGCGCTTTCCGCATCATTGAATCCGCGCCGCGTGGCCGAACTGGACGAAATCTTCGCCGCCGACGGCCTGCTTGCCCGTCAGATCGACGGTTATCGCTCGCGCGCGTCGCAGATCGAAATGTCGCGCGCCGTTGCAGCGGCCATGGAAGCATCGGGCCGCGCAATGCCCGAACCCGCGATGTTCGAAGCGCAGAAGCGTCCGGCGCGGCGTCTGCAATCGCCGGGTGGGGATCCTGCGGCACAGGGCCCGGAAAACGACGAATCGAACGGTCTCGACGGCAGCGAAAACACGCTGATCGTGGAGGCGGGCACAGGCACCGGCAAGACCTATGCGTATCTCGTGCCGGCCATGCTGTGGGGCGGCAAGGTGATCGTCTCCACCGGCACCAAGCATTTGCAGGATCAGCTCTTTCAGCGCGACATTCCGACTGTGCGCGATGCGCTTGCCGTACCGGTCTCGGTGGCGATGCTCAAGGGCCGTGCGAACTACCTGTGCCGTTACTATCTGAAGCGCACCGCGGATAACGGCCGTCTGCCTTCGCGCCAGGAAACCTCGTATCTGCAGGACATCATTCGCTTCGCCAAGATCACGCGCACCGGCGACAAGGCCGAGCTCGCGAGCGTGCCGGAAACGGCGGCGGTGTGGTCGATGGTCACGTCCACGCGTGAAAACTGTCTCGGTCAGGAGTGCCCGCACTACAAGGAGTGCTTCGTGATGCAGGCGCGCCGCGAGGCGCAGCAGGCGGACATCGTGGTGGTCAATCACCATCTGTTTTTTGCCGACATCATGTTGCGCGATACGGGCATGGCCGAATTGCTGCCTACGGCGAACACCGTCATCTTCGACGAAGCGCATCAACTGCCGGAAACCGCAACGCTGTTTTTCGGCGAGACGCTTTCCACCACGCAATTTCTCGAACTCGCACGCGATTCCGTGGCGGAGGGCTTGGGTCATGCGCGCGAGTCGGTTGACTGGGTGAAGCTCGGCTCGACGCTCGAACGGGCGGCGCGCGACGTGCGGCTCGCTTTCAAGGAAGACTCGGTGCGTTTGTCGATCGGTCAGTTGCCCGACGATCATCCGTTATTCCCCGCGCTCGAAACGCTCGAGGCCGAACTCGACGCATTGACTTCCGCGTTGGCGGGTCAGGCCGAACGAGCCGAATCGATCGGCGCCTGTTTGCGCCGCGCACGCGAGTTGCAAGGCGTGCTCGCCGGCTGGACGACACCACCCACCGAGACCGAACGCGCAGCCGCTGACGCCGCCTCGGCGGACGTCAAGGCCGAACGTGGCGATGCGAACGAGAAGGTGCGCTGGATCGAAGTTTTCGCGCATACGGTGCAGTTGCACGAAACGCCGCTGTCGGTCGCGCCGATCTTCGCGAAGCAGCGCGCCGGCGTGCCGCGCGCATGGATCTTCACCTCGGCGACCTTGTCGGTGCGGGGTGATTTCACGCACTATGCGGCGCAGATGGGCCTGAACGCAAAACGTTCGATGACGTTGCCGAGCCCCTTCGACTATTCGACGCAAGGGCTTCTGTACGTGCCGCGCAATTTGCCACAGCCTTCGTCGCCGACGTTTACCGACGCCGTATTCGACGCCGCGTTGCCGGCGATCGAAGCATCGGGCGGTGGCGTATTCATGTTGTGCACGACGTTGCGCGCCGTGGACCGCATCTCGACCAAGTTGCGCGACACCATCGAAGCGCGCGGTTGGGACTATCCGCTGCTCGTGCAGGGTGACGCGAGCCGCACCGAGTTGCTCGAGCGCTTCCGTGCGTACGGCAATGCGATTCTGGTGGGCAGCCAGAGCTTCTGGGAGGGCGTGGATGTGCGCGGTGATGCGCTCTCGCTGGTCGTGATCGACAAGCTGCCGTTTGCACCGCCCGATGACCCGGTGTTGTCGGCGCGTCTGGATGCGCTGACGAAGAAGGGGTTGAGCCCGTTTGCGGTCCACCAGTTGCCGCAGGCTGTGATTACGCTCAAGCAGGGCGCAGGGCGTCTGATTCGCGCTGAGACCGATCGTGGCGTGCTGATGATCTGCGACACGCGTCTGGTCGACAAGCCGTATGGGCGCCGCATATGGCAGAGCCTGCCACCGTTTAAGCGCACACGTGAGATCGAAGTGGTGCGCGAGTTTTTCGAAGAGAACGCAACGCCGTCTGAATAG
- a CDS encoding cupin domain-containing protein: MPKRPTDHPADAASARKSSSASRRSLPALPPSPDTPTPLLGNLTPSQFMRRYWQKKPLLIRQAIPNVEAPLSREAFFELADRDEVEARLITHFRNKWQLEHGPFAPDELPSVKQRAWTLLVQGVDLYDDRARALLDRFRFVPDARLDDLMISYASDGGGVGPHFDSYDVFLLQVKGKRRWRISAQKDLTLQPGLPLKVLQHFEPEQEWLLEPGDMLYLPPHIAHDGVAEGECMTCSIGFRAPSAGELTAQFLYHLAERGESAVRPDALYRDPQQPAVDRPAELPAALIERVGAILAGAKWSEQDIASFLGTYLSEPKPSVVFDPPQRPLNEARFIGQASKSGIRLDRKTNLLYNRRFFFLNGEETPFNGAKKWLIDLADQRCMSAKRFVTLSHDSSVTALLHEWYCAGWIQVGELA; encoded by the coding sequence ATGCCCAAGCGGCCCACTGACCACCCGGCCGATGCAGCTTCGGCACGGAAATCTTCGTCCGCTTCCAGGCGGTCGCTCCCTGCCCTCCCGCCTTCGCCCGACACGCCCACGCCGCTGCTCGGCAATCTGACACCGTCGCAATTCATGCGCCGGTACTGGCAGAAAAAACCGCTGCTGATCCGCCAGGCGATCCCGAACGTGGAAGCGCCGCTGTCGCGCGAGGCGTTTTTCGAGCTGGCCGATCGGGACGAAGTCGAAGCGCGTCTGATCACGCACTTTCGCAACAAATGGCAACTGGAGCACGGTCCGTTCGCACCTGACGAACTGCCTTCGGTGAAGCAGCGCGCCTGGACGTTGCTCGTGCAAGGCGTGGACCTCTACGACGATCGCGCGCGTGCTTTGCTCGACCGGTTCCGCTTCGTGCCGGACGCGCGACTGGACGACCTGATGATTTCGTATGCGAGCGACGGCGGCGGCGTCGGCCCTCATTTCGATTCCTACGATGTGTTTCTTTTGCAAGTAAAAGGCAAGCGCCGGTGGCGGATCAGTGCGCAGAAAGATCTGACGCTCCAACCGGGTTTGCCTTTGAAAGTTTTACAGCATTTCGAGCCGGAACAGGAATGGCTGCTCGAGCCGGGCGACATGTTGTATCTGCCGCCGCATATTGCGCATGACGGTGTCGCCGAAGGCGAATGCATGACCTGCTCGATCGGTTTTCGCGCGCCGTCAGCGGGCGAATTGACCGCTCAGTTCCTCTACCATCTGGCCGAGCGCGGCGAGTCGGCTGTACGCCCCGATGCGCTCTATCGCGACCCGCAACAACCCGCTGTCGACCGTCCGGCGGAGCTGCCCGCCGCCTTGATCGAACGCGTTGGCGCGATCCTTGCGGGCGCGAAATGGAGCGAGCAGGACATTGCGTCGTTTCTTGGCACGTACCTCAGCGAACCGAAGCCGAGCGTCGTCTTTGATCCGCCGCAACGACCGCTCAATGAAGCCCGTTTCATCGGTCAGGCATCGAAGTCCGGCATTCGGCTCGACCGCAAGACTAATTTGTTGTACAACCGCCGTTTTTTCTTCCTAAATGGAGAGGAAACGCCGTTTAATGGTGCCAAAAAGTGGTTGATTGACCTCGCTGACCAGCGGTGTATGAGTGCGAAACGCTTTGTAACACTCTCGCACGATTCGTCGGTGACAGCACTGCTTCACGAGTGGTATTGTGCGGGCTGGATACAAGTGGGCGAGCTTGCGTAA
- a CDS encoding peptidylprolyl isomerase: MKIAKNTVVSVAYKLSDAQGNLIEESDEPMVYLHGGYDGTFPKIEEELDGHEAGFETQIQLEPQDAFGEYDPDLVKIEPRDRFPEPLEVGMQFEGTPEEGDEDLDSLVYVVTDVAEDKVVLDGNHPLAGMALRFALTVKDVRPATEDEIQHEHAHGADGLEVLDEDDDEEEGDKSGPTLH; encoded by the coding sequence ATGAAAATCGCAAAGAACACCGTCGTGTCGGTCGCCTACAAGCTGTCGGATGCGCAGGGCAATCTGATTGAAGAAAGCGACGAGCCGATGGTCTATCTGCACGGCGGCTATGATGGCACGTTCCCCAAGATCGAGGAAGAGCTCGACGGCCACGAGGCCGGTTTCGAGACCCAGATCCAGCTCGAGCCGCAAGACGCATTCGGCGAGTACGACCCCGATCTGGTGAAGATCGAGCCGCGCGATCGCTTCCCGGAACCGCTCGAAGTCGGCATGCAATTCGAAGGCACGCCGGAAGAAGGCGATGAGGATCTCGATTCGCTCGTCTATGTGGTGACCGACGTGGCGGAAGACAAAGTCGTACTCGACGGCAACCATCCGCTCGCCGGTATGGCGCTGCGTTTCGCGTTGACCGTCAAGGACGTGCGTCCGGCTACCGAAGACGAAATCCAGCACGAACACGCACATGGCGCCGACGGCCTCGAAGTCCTCGATGAAGACGACGACGAAGAAGAGGGCGACAAGTCAGGGCCCACGCTGCACTGA